A section of the Methanoregula formicica SMSP genome encodes:
- a CDS encoding ABC transporter substrate-binding protein, with amino-acid sequence MQPTSPSPSVEPVAVGVSSQITGACTPVTITQTDGTEITLPCHPERIIVTNSNAAEMMIAIGAGDKILGVTQSTTNVSYIMEKIPQAENIGDWQIPNVEKILALHPDVVIAYASSKPKNTDQLAAANITLVYLDCFRLPTLAHDARALGTLTGHKNEAEVYARLVEDTVADVTAKVKTIPENSYPAVYSESYTDYMAAGPGSGSDELLSLAGGKNIAEDVAASSMKISTEWVVARQPTYIFKVISSGNSKPFPEIHAALVNRTGWDTIPAVKNDRVYLFANDVQYGPRAYIGLVYTAQLLHPDDFRELHPRAMLDEYALRYVSGTNRTGMVYP; translated from the coding sequence GTGCAGCCGACAAGCCCTTCTCCATCGGTGGAGCCGGTTGCTGTTGGCGTTTCAAGCCAGATCACCGGGGCCTGCACGCCTGTCACGATCACCCAGACGGACGGTACAGAGATAACCCTTCCATGTCACCCTGAGCGGATCATCGTTACCAACAGCAATGCCGCCGAAATGATGATCGCGATCGGGGCCGGGGATAAGATTCTGGGTGTCACCCAGTCCACGACCAATGTTTCGTATATCATGGAGAAGATCCCTCAAGCGGAGAACATCGGGGACTGGCAGATCCCCAATGTCGAGAAGATCCTGGCCCTCCACCCGGACGTGGTGATCGCGTACGCGAGCTCGAAACCCAAGAATACAGACCAGCTCGCCGCGGCAAATATCACGCTGGTGTATCTTGACTGCTTCCGACTCCCGACGCTTGCGCACGATGCCCGTGCCCTTGGGACGCTGACCGGGCACAAGAATGAGGCAGAAGTGTACGCCCGGCTCGTTGAGGATACGGTGGCGGATGTGACCGCCAAGGTCAAAACGATCCCGGAGAATTCGTACCCGGCCGTGTACTCGGAGTCGTATACGGATTATATGGCAGCTGGCCCGGGGTCCGGCTCGGATGAGCTTCTTTCGCTTGCCGGGGGGAAGAACATTGCTGAGGACGTGGCCGCGTCATCCATGAAAATCAGTACCGAATGGGTGGTTGCACGCCAGCCCACGTACATCTTCAAGGTGATCTCTTCCGGCAACTCAAAACCATTCCCGGAGATCCATGCAGCGCTCGTAAACCGGACCGGGTGGGATACGATTCCGGCCGTGAAGAACGACCGGGTCTATCTCTTTGCAAACGATGTCCAGTACGGCCCGCGGGCGTACATCGGGCTCGTATACACGGCGCAGCTTCTCCACCCGGACGATTTCCGTGAGCTGCACCCGCGTGCGATGCTGGATGAGTACGCTCTGCGCTATGTCTCCGGTACGAACCGGACCGGGATGGTCTATCCATGA
- a CDS encoding type IV pilin N-terminal domain-containing protein, with product MCRNEHAVSPVVGVMLMLSVTIIIAAIVSATAGSYSGTQKSAPSGVLEVHFYENRSYGSFSAHAMTIEHISGAPLQTKDLSISTYYRNESGQLIKGTLSGEKSVEIDSGDYCAPLFINDQDRFEGSPLQHSSSARHRSWFGNSSAVLMAGDVLVTPAQFCGSVAGHENLGLNTLLNLGEKTSDDGYKAGDVITVKIVHIQSGQVIFDKDVVVV from the coding sequence ATGTGCCGCAACGAACACGCCGTATCCCCGGTTGTCGGCGTCATGCTGATGCTTTCGGTGACAATCATCATTGCAGCGATCGTGAGCGCAACGGCCGGCAGTTATTCGGGCACGCAAAAATCCGCCCCCTCCGGTGTTCTCGAAGTCCATTTTTACGAGAACCGTTCGTATGGAAGTTTTTCTGCTCATGCGATGACCATCGAGCATATCAGCGGGGCTCCCCTCCAGACAAAGGACCTGAGTATATCCACCTATTACCGGAATGAGTCCGGGCAGTTGATCAAAGGTACGCTTTCCGGGGAGAAGTCCGTGGAGATCGATTCGGGTGATTACTGTGCGCCCCTCTTCATCAACGACCAGGACCGGTTCGAGGGATCGCCCCTCCAGCATTCCTCTTCCGCCCGGCACAGGAGCTGGTTCGGGAACTCTTCTGCGGTCCTGATGGCCGGAGATGTTCTTGTAACCCCGGCCCAGTTCTGCGGATCTGTTGCCGGCCACGAGAACCTGGGCCTGAATACCCTCCTGAACCTTGGCGAGAAGACCTCGGATGACGGGTACAAGGCCGGAGACGTCATTACCGTCAAGATTGTCCATATCCAGAGCGGGCAGGTGATCTTTGACAAGGATGTGGTGGTCGTTTGA
- a CDS encoding ABC transporter permease has protein sequence MNGTVTYMKRDFVKWGRGKVAVISALIMPAAWLVFVGLALPVKFTGNYLDFIVPGILVMTMLSAGLSGGALLMFDKILGFLNKFLALPTPRSSILVGKILFITGRGLIQATIILAIAFLIGATLMNPVQYCLTYFILFLFGVMISAFATTIALYLEDHDSYSAFNTMISMPLFFTSSALMPYNVMPAWLATIAHLNPLSYAIDAVRDVTAGGFPVIPILILFVLTAILLAACVQVFRRVTI, from the coding sequence ATGAACGGCACTGTCACCTATATGAAACGCGATTTTGTCAAATGGGGCCGGGGGAAAGTTGCCGTCATATCTGCGCTGATCATGCCGGCTGCCTGGCTTGTTTTTGTAGGGCTGGCCCTGCCGGTGAAGTTTACCGGGAATTATCTCGATTTCATCGTGCCGGGGATCCTTGTCATGACCATGCTCTCGGCAGGGCTCTCCGGGGGGGCGCTCCTGATGTTTGACAAGATCCTCGGTTTCCTCAATAAGTTCCTTGCCCTCCCGACCCCCCGGAGCAGCATCCTTGTCGGTAAGATCCTCTTCATCACTGGCCGAGGACTGATCCAGGCAACCATCATTCTCGCCATAGCGTTTCTCATCGGAGCAACCCTGATGAATCCCGTTCAATACTGCCTCACGTACTTCATCCTCTTCCTTTTCGGTGTCATGATCTCGGCATTTGCAACAACTATTGCATTATACCTCGAAGATCACGATTCATATTCAGCCTTCAACACGATGATCTCGATGCCACTCTTTTTCACGTCAAGTGCCCTGATGCCCTACAATGTGATGCCGGCGTGGCTTGCAACCATCGCCCATCTCAACCCGCTCAGTTATGCTATCGATGCAGTGCGGGATGTGACTGCGGGCGGATTCCCTGTGATTCCCATTCTGATTCTCTTCGTTCTGACAGCCATCCTTCTTGCAGCCTGCGTGCAGGTCTTCCGGAGAGTGACGATATGA
- a CDS encoding daunorubicin resistance protein DrrA family ABC transporter ATP-binding protein yields the protein MNLIETYNLTKYYGDLCAVDHLTLSVNNEIFALLGPNGSGKTTTVLMLTTLLGPSEGRAEVCGFDILKEGEQVRKSLSYVPQDMAVDIKLTGRENVRFFADLYGVPDAGNRVDEVLAVMELTDRADDLIRTYSGGMRRRLELAQALVHEPKVLFLDEPTIGLDVAARKKIWEHIQTLRKKGMTIFVTTHYMDEADQFCDRVGIISKGRIAALGAPKELKARLMKDVITAKVEGTFVPPELEGIVYLGSNNDEVSFTAENGQEALPALADALGKSGGVVRSMSLREPTLDDVFIQAVGQQEESHGFDYNKFRIMLRRRK from the coding sequence TTGAACTTAATTGAGACATATAACCTGACAAAATATTATGGCGATCTCTGTGCTGTGGATCACCTTACGTTGTCCGTGAACAATGAGATCTTCGCGCTCCTCGGGCCAAACGGTTCCGGTAAAACAACGACTGTGCTGATGCTGACGACGCTGCTTGGCCCCAGCGAAGGACGGGCAGAGGTCTGCGGGTTCGATATCCTGAAGGAAGGTGAGCAGGTGCGGAAATCCCTTAGTTATGTTCCGCAGGATATGGCCGTTGATATCAAACTGACCGGGCGGGAAAATGTCCGGTTCTTTGCCGATTTGTACGGCGTCCCGGATGCAGGAAACCGTGTTGACGAAGTTCTTGCTGTCATGGAGCTGACTGACCGGGCAGACGATCTCATCAGGACATATTCCGGGGGGATGCGGCGGAGGCTGGAGCTTGCCCAGGCGCTTGTCCATGAACCCAAGGTCCTGTTCCTTGACGAGCCCACTATAGGGCTCGATGTTGCCGCCCGGAAGAAGATCTGGGAGCATATCCAGACTCTGCGAAAGAAAGGGATGACAATCTTCGTCACCACGCATTATATGGACGAGGCGGACCAATTCTGCGACCGGGTCGGCATCATCAGTAAAGGCCGGATCGCTGCCCTTGGTGCGCCTAAGGAACTCAAGGCACGGCTGATGAAGGATGTCATCACTGCCAAAGTCGAAGGGACATTTGTTCCCCCGGAGCTGGAGGGGATTGTTTATCTCGGCAGCAATAATGACGAGGTCTCCTTCACCGCCGAGAATGGGCAGGAAGCGCTCCCAGCTCTTGCAGATGCTCTTGGAAAATCCGGGGGGGTCGTCCGATCGATGTCGTTGCGGGAACCTACGCTCGATGACGTATTTATTCAGGCTGTCGGGCAGCAGGAAGAGTCCCACGGTTTTGACTATAACAAGTTCAGGATAATGCTGCGGAGGAGAAAATGA
- a CDS encoding ABC transporter permease, whose amino-acid sequence MIEAKAVYVLWLREMIKFSRTKFRIINAIAMPIFILIFMGLGFRQINIPGVPSSIGYFQYFVPGIIGMTLLFTASMVGLSVLSDRQFGFLKEIMVTPASRVSIMLGRTLGGATTSLFQSIIIIILAVLMSFQVTGLFQLAASLVIMLLISIIFISMGLILASRLRDVHDYYNITNFLLFPVFLLSGAMFPIENLPAGITFFSLFNPLTYGVDALRGLLIGMSAFPVLTDCLVLMATATGMLFLGAYAFKTGQTI is encoded by the coding sequence ATGATCGAAGCAAAAGCGGTATACGTTCTCTGGCTGCGTGAAATGATCAAATTCTCACGAACCAAGTTCAGGATTATAAATGCGATTGCGATGCCGATTTTTATTCTGATCTTTATGGGATTGGGATTCCGTCAGATAAATATTCCGGGTGTACCCTCATCCATAGGATATTTCCAGTATTTTGTCCCAGGGATCATTGGGATGACGTTGTTGTTCACTGCATCCATGGTTGGATTATCTGTTTTGTCCGACCGGCAGTTCGGTTTTTTAAAAGAGATCATGGTGACACCGGCCAGCCGGGTTTCTATCATGCTTGGCCGGACACTGGGAGGAGCGACCACTTCATTGTTTCAATCGATCATTATCATCATACTTGCAGTCCTGATGAGTTTTCAGGTGACGGGATTGTTCCAGCTGGCCGCATCCTTGGTTATTATGCTGCTGATATCCATAATATTCATCAGCATGGGACTGATCCTGGCATCCCGGTTGCGGGATGTCCATGATTATTACAATATTACGAACTTTCTGTTATTCCCGGTATTCCTCCTCTCAGGGGCCATGTTCCCGATTGAAAACCTTCCTGCCGGAATAACTTTTTTTTCACTGTTTAATCCGCTGACGTACGGGGTGGATGCCCTGCGGGGACTCCTCATAGGCATGTCGGCATTTCCGGTTCTCACGGATTGCCTTGTTCTCATGGCTACTGCAACCGGGATGCTCTTTCTTGGTGCATATGCGTTTAAAACTGGCCAAACGATATAA
- a CDS encoding ATP-binding protein, whose amino-acid sequence MHHFNDIYPFTAIVGQEQMKKALLLNAINPRIGGVLIKGEKGTAKSTAARALARLLPDRQVVDGCIFGCDPADSKGLCLDCQAHAGNLKVTKAPMRVVELPISATEDKVVGSLDIEHALKKGEKKFEPGILAQAHRNILYVDEVNLLNDHIVDVLLDAAAMGMNFIEREGVSYVHPAAFILIGTMNPEEGELRPQLLDRFGLCVDIEGIHDAETRVEVIRRRQKYEDTPDEFSRIYESQEQEMREKIVRAQALLPQVSVSDDMLKMIAQICIDMAVDGHRADITMMKTAATIAAYNGRNAVIDEDIREAAALVLSHRMRRRPFSEQKMDTGKMEQSIQKTQGQKAGVAAAQQHTHRH is encoded by the coding sequence ATGCACCACTTCAACGACATCTACCCGTTCACCGCCATCGTCGGCCAGGAACAGATGAAGAAAGCCCTCCTTCTCAATGCGATCAATCCCCGTATCGGGGGCGTCCTCATCAAGGGAGAGAAGGGGACGGCAAAATCCACGGCAGCCCGGGCCCTTGCCCGCCTCCTCCCGGACCGGCAGGTTGTTGACGGGTGCATCTTCGGGTGTGACCCTGCGGACTCGAAAGGACTCTGCCTTGACTGTCAGGCGCATGCCGGGAACCTGAAGGTCACGAAAGCTCCTATGCGGGTTGTTGAACTCCCTATCAGTGCCACGGAAGACAAGGTCGTGGGAAGCCTGGATATCGAACACGCACTGAAGAAAGGCGAGAAGAAGTTCGAGCCCGGTATCCTTGCCCAGGCGCACCGGAACATCCTGTACGTGGATGAAGTCAATCTCCTGAACGACCATATCGTCGATGTCCTGCTGGATGCCGCGGCCATGGGAATGAACTTCATCGAGCGCGAAGGAGTATCCTACGTCCACCCGGCCGCGTTCATCCTGATCGGGACGATGAACCCGGAGGAGGGAGAACTCCGGCCCCAGCTCCTCGACAGGTTCGGGCTTTGCGTGGATATCGAAGGGATCCACGATGCAGAGACACGCGTTGAAGTGATTCGCAGGAGACAGAAATACGAGGATACACCGGATGAATTCTCCCGCATATATGAATCGCAGGAACAGGAAATGCGGGAAAAAATTGTCCGGGCACAGGCACTGCTCCCGCAGGTTTCTGTATCCGATGACATGCTGAAGATGATCGCCCAGATCTGTATCGACATGGCCGTGGACGGTCACCGTGCCGACATTACGATGATGAAGACCGCGGCAACCATTGCAGCATATAACGGCAGGAACGCCGTGATTGATGAAGATATCCGGGAAGCGGCAGCACTGGTGCTCTCTCACCGCATGCGCCGGAGGCCGTTCTCAGAACAGAAGATGGATACGGGAAAGATGGAGCAATCCATCCAGAAGACCCAGGGGCAGAAAGCCGGCGTCGCAGCCGCACAGCAGCACACCCACCGGCACTGA
- a CDS encoding type IV pilin N-terminal domain-containing protein, which yields MKYRNDHETAVSPVVGVMLMLSVTVLIAAIVSTYAGGFTGGAEKSPQSSVKANPNLLQHRIYFEHNGGDPFMLSSVQVVLREHDNKTALSLIDAKSSRVQNFTEVGIEALNSDTTIQAGDTFYIESVDWKAGEVWMKFGNLDLSPDQKITWLLVDKGTGKTISTGSFYL from the coding sequence TTGAAGTACAGGAACGATCATGAGACGGCAGTGTCACCGGTTGTTGGCGTTATGCTGATGCTCTCGGTTACCGTTCTGATTGCGGCTATCGTGAGCACCTATGCGGGCGGTTTCACTGGTGGCGCGGAGAAGAGTCCCCAGAGTTCGGTCAAGGCGAACCCAAACCTGCTCCAGCACCGGATCTATTTCGAGCACAATGGCGGCGACCCGTTCATGCTCAGCTCTGTCCAGGTAGTTCTGCGCGAGCATGACAACAAAACCGCGCTCTCCCTCATCGATGCAAAGAGCAGTCGTGTCCAGAATTTCACGGAAGTGGGTATTGAGGCTCTGAACAGCGATACCACCATCCAGGCCGGTGATACCTTCTATATCGAGAGTGTTGACTGGAAAGCGGGTGAGGTGTGGATGAAATTCGGGAACCTGGATCTGTCCCCGGATCAAAAAATTACCTGGCTTCTTGTCGACAAAGGGACGGGAAAGACTATCTCGACCGGGTCGTTCTACCTGTAA
- a CDS encoding putative cobaltochelatase: MHHFDDIYPFSAIVGQEQMKKALLLNAINPRIGGVLIKGEKGTAKSTAARALARLLPDKQVVDGCTCGCDPSDSKRLCPECWERVSTLTVKTTRMKVIELPISATEDKVVGSLDIEYALKKGERKFEPGVLAKAHRNILYVDEVNLLNDHIVDVLLDAAAMGMNIIEREGVSYVHPSEFILIGTMNPEEGELRPQLLDRFGLCVDIVGIDDADTRVEVVRRRQAYEQAPGTFIESWQEEEQGLRERIVRAKELLPEVSVSEEMLAMIAQICIDMAVDGHRADIVMLKTAATIAAFNGRKEVTEEDVREAAELVLSHRMRRQPFSDQQMDKEKVEQSIEKSQQEKKQPEQQQQNPENQKPKENTTPDGSTTTQFAEGQPFKVNQKPLATPRRIDSFKRDGSGRRSVTESRDGKYVRSRIPETIGPDIALDATIRAAAPHQKDRKGPLAVKIESSDLREKVRERKMGNTVLFVVDASGSMGAQQRMTAVKGAILSLLIDAYQKRDRVGLVVFRGKTAEVLLPPTSSVELARKYMQQLPVGGKTPLAHGLSKAFEVLQREKMINRHTIPRLILISDGKANVSRGSGSPLDDANEVAARIKDAGISSLVIDSEKGYIAFGLAQTLSQEMGAKYLKLEDLQADQIADVVKGIGM, translated from the coding sequence ATGCACCATTTCGACGATATATACCCGTTCTCCGCCATCGTCGGCCAGGAGCAGATGAAGAAGGCGCTGCTCCTGAATGCAATCAACCCCCGTATCGGGGGAGTCCTGATCAAGGGAGAGAAGGGGACCGCAAAATCCACGGCAGCCCGGGCCCTTGCCCGCCTCCTCCCGGATAAGCAGGTGGTTGATGGGTGTACTTGCGGGTGTGATCCATCAGATTCCAAAAGACTTTGTCCTGAATGCTGGGAACGCGTATCCACACTCACGGTGAAGACCACCCGCATGAAAGTTATCGAACTTCCGATCAGCGCCACCGAAGATAAAGTGGTCGGCAGTCTGGATATCGAGTATGCCCTCAAGAAAGGTGAGCGGAAGTTCGAGCCCGGCGTACTGGCGAAAGCACACCGGAACATCCTGTACGTGGATGAAGTGAACCTCCTCAACGATCATATCGTGGACGTCCTCCTCGACGCTGCTGCAATGGGGATGAACATTATCGAGCGCGAAGGAGTCTCCTATGTCCATCCCTCGGAATTCATCCTGATCGGAACGATGAACCCGGAAGAGGGCGAACTCCGGCCCCAGCTCCTCGACCGTTTCGGGCTCTGCGTGGATATCGTCGGGATTGATGATGCCGATACGCGGGTTGAGGTCGTGCGCCGGAGACAGGCGTACGAACAGGCTCCTGGCACATTCATCGAATCATGGCAGGAGGAAGAACAGGGTCTGAGAGAGCGCATTGTACGAGCAAAAGAACTGCTGCCGGAGGTCTCTGTATCCGAAGAGATGCTCGCCATGATCGCACAGATCTGCATCGACATGGCAGTCGACGGCCACCGGGCAGATATCGTGATGCTGAAGACCGCCGCAACCATCGCGGCATTCAACGGCAGAAAAGAAGTAACGGAAGAGGATGTCCGCGAGGCAGCCGAACTCGTCCTCTCCCACCGCATGCGCAGGCAGCCATTCTCCGACCAGCAGATGGACAAGGAGAAGGTGGAGCAGTCCATAGAGAAGTCCCAACAGGAAAAGAAGCAGCCCGAACAGCAGCAGCAGAACCCCGAGAACCAGAAGCCAAAGGAGAACACGACACCGGACGGATCGACGACAACACAGTTCGCCGAAGGGCAGCCGTTCAAAGTCAACCAGAAGCCGCTGGCCACGCCGCGGCGGATCGATTCATTCAAGCGGGATGGGAGCGGCAGGAGGAGCGTGACCGAGTCCCGGGATGGGAAATATGTCCGGAGCCGGATTCCCGAGACCATAGGACCGGACATTGCGCTGGACGCCACGATCCGGGCGGCAGCCCCCCACCAGAAAGACAGGAAAGGGCCGCTTGCAGTTAAAATCGAATCCTCGGATTTGAGGGAAAAAGTCCGCGAACGGAAGATGGGGAACACCGTCCTCTTCGTCGTCGATGCCAGTGGGAGCATGGGCGCCCAGCAGCGGATGACTGCGGTCAAGGGTGCCATCCTCTCGCTCCTCATCGATGCCTACCAGAAACGCGACCGCGTCGGCCTTGTGGTATTCCGGGGAAAGACCGCTGAAGTCCTCCTTCCCCCGACATCCAGCGTGGAGCTGGCCCGGAAGTATATGCAGCAGCTCCCGGTCGGGGGAAAGACCCCGCTCGCCCACGGGCTCTCGAAAGCCTTCGAAGTGCTCCAGCGCGAGAAGATGATCAACCGGCACACCATTCCCCGGCTTATCCTCATCTCTGACGGGAAGGCGAACGTGAGCCGGGGATCCGGTTCGCCGCTGGACGATGCAAACGAGGTTGCTGCCCGCATAAAGGATGCAGGGATCTCCTCGCTCGTCATCGATTCGGAGAAGGGGTATATCGCCTTCGGGCTCGCGCAGACCCTGTCGCAGGAGATGGGGGCAAAATACCTGAAACTGGAAGACCTGCAGGCAGACCAGATCGCCGATGTGGTGAAAGGAATAGGGATGTAA
- a CDS encoding type IV pilin N-terminal domain-containing protein, giving the protein MNLKEHNEPGVSEVVGEMLMIALVVVLLAVFSAALFNYLPVDREPTVTIMMTSDATGNFTFWHKGGDWVKVEDLNVVIVNETWKRSFSGKSGNLVVAPDKTVFDLGSNVTVKMPGSPEGNETIKMITPRTVIYTGRAGP; this is encoded by the coding sequence GTGAACCTAAAGGAACACAATGAACCGGGAGTCTCTGAGGTTGTCGGGGAGATGCTCATGATCGCCCTGGTCGTTGTGCTGCTCGCGGTCTTTTCCGCAGCACTCTTCAATTACCTGCCGGTAGACCGCGAACCAACGGTCACCATCATGATGACAAGCGATGCAACCGGTAATTTCACGTTCTGGCACAAAGGAGGAGACTGGGTAAAGGTCGAAGACCTGAACGTGGTGATCGTGAACGAGACCTGGAAGAGATCATTCAGCGGGAAGTCCGGCAACCTCGTCGTTGCTCCCGACAAAACGGTGTTTGACCTTGGCAGCAACGTGACGGTGAAAATGCCTGGATCGCCTGAAGGGAATGAGACAATAAAGATGATCACCCCCCGTACCGTGATCTATACCGGGAGGGCCGGCCCATGA
- a CDS encoding FecCD family ABC transporter permease — MTEATQDKDPVNVSVHTLYKAGSTRRITLITGLSIFVMVAAILSAGIGTVSITPQDTILAIGHSCAVSVQNLLHTYLPSVAAWYDTIPFTIPAPSNPQAELIVVGFRLPRIFLAILTGISLAGAGAVMQGLLRNPLVSPFTLGLSSAASFGAALAIVLGPGILVSYFLLSYDMWIVVFAFIFGWLSMLLVYGISRSRGTTQSTLILAGVVIGYLFTAGVMALKYITNNEKLRELMVWLMGGMWGASWNAVLLLIPLVIICFFLLERRAWDLNALSAGDDVAKNLGINVERLRLSGLMISTFAASCCLAFTGIIGFVGLMGPHICRMIIGSDHRYLIPCAGLMGAAILLLSDTVARTIMSPVEIPVGIIMYAIGGVFFLFLIMRGKGRGLY; from the coding sequence ATGACAGAGGCAACGCAGGATAAAGATCCGGTAAACGTATCCGTCCATACCCTGTACAAAGCAGGCAGCACCCGGCGCATCACCCTCATCACCGGGCTCTCGATCTTCGTGATGGTTGCCGCCATCCTGTCTGCGGGGATCGGCACCGTCTCCATCACCCCGCAGGACACCATCCTTGCGATAGGCCATTCCTGTGCAGTATCAGTCCAGAACCTCCTGCACACGTACCTCCCGTCGGTAGCCGCATGGTACGACACAATCCCGTTCACGATCCCGGCACCCTCAAACCCGCAGGCAGAACTGATCGTGGTCGGATTCCGGCTGCCCCGGATCTTCCTCGCTATCCTGACCGGGATTAGCCTTGCGGGGGCAGGCGCTGTCATGCAGGGCCTGCTCCGGAACCCGCTTGTCAGCCCGTTCACGCTCGGACTCTCCTCCGCAGCATCGTTCGGCGCTGCGCTTGCCATCGTACTCGGGCCCGGGATCCTGGTCTCATACTTCCTGCTCAGTTACGACATGTGGATCGTGGTCTTCGCCTTCATCTTCGGCTGGCTCTCGATGCTCCTTGTATACGGGATCTCGCGGTCGCGGGGAACAACGCAGTCCACTCTTATCCTTGCCGGAGTCGTCATAGGATATCTCTTCACCGCCGGTGTCATGGCGCTGAAATACATCACCAACAACGAGAAGCTCCGGGAACTGATGGTCTGGCTTATGGGCGGCATGTGGGGGGCAAGCTGGAACGCCGTCCTCCTCCTCATCCCTCTCGTTATCATCTGCTTCTTCCTGCTCGAACGCAGGGCATGGGACTTGAACGCACTCTCGGCGGGGGACGACGTGGCGAAGAATCTCGGGATCAATGTCGAACGCCTCCGCCTTTCAGGACTGATGATATCTACCTTTGCTGCATCCTGCTGCCTTGCCTTCACCGGCATCATCGGCTTTGTCGGCCTCATGGGGCCGCATATCTGCCGGATGATCATAGGCAGCGACCACCGGTACCTCATTCCCTGCGCCGGCCTGATGGGCGCAGCGATCCTGCTTCTTTCCGATACCGTTGCACGGACAATCATGAGCCCGGTCGAGATCCCGGTCGGGATCATCATGTACGCAATCGGGGGCGTCTTCTTCCTGTTCCTGATCATGCGGGGAAAAGGTAGGGGATTATACTAG
- a CDS encoding ABC transporter ATP-binding protein — MEVALEKICKEYGEKRVLDDISFSLGKAEIVALVGPNGSGKSTLIKAVAGVHGQSSGTISIDRTDTRQLDPIDLAKCIGYVPQHFTYTLYSTVFETVLLGRRQHIKWSVSDEELSRVQHSLEALEMEHMAGNYMDQLSGGERQKVFIARALAQDPKLFLFDEPTSALDIRYQIEVMETMREITWERGAGMIIAVHDLNLAYRYADTVVVLHGGKMAGYGKPQEILTPECIRKVYGVDAFVVENEQGKFLVPFRARASN, encoded by the coding sequence ATGGAAGTGGCCTTGGAGAAGATCTGTAAGGAGTATGGTGAAAAACGGGTGCTGGATGACATCTCGTTCTCCCTTGGCAAAGCAGAGATCGTTGCACTGGTAGGCCCGAACGGTTCAGGCAAGTCAACACTCATCAAAGCTGTTGCGGGAGTGCATGGCCAGAGCTCGGGAACCATCAGTATCGACAGGACGGATACTCGCCAGCTCGATCCCATTGATCTGGCAAAATGCATCGGGTATGTCCCCCAGCATTTCACCTACACCTTGTACTCCACGGTTTTCGAGACCGTCCTCCTTGGCCGGCGCCAGCACATCAAGTGGTCGGTCTCAGACGAGGAACTCTCCCGGGTCCAGCACTCGCTTGAAGCACTGGAGATGGAACACATGGCAGGGAATTACATGGACCAGCTTTCGGGGGGAGAGCGCCAGAAGGTCTTCATTGCCCGGGCGCTTGCCCAGGATCCGAAGCTCTTCCTCTTCGACGAACCAACCAGTGCACTGGACATCCGGTACCAGATCGAAGTGATGGAGACCATGCGGGAGATCACGTGGGAACGCGGGGCCGGTATGATCATCGCTGTCCACGACCTCAACCTTGCATACCGTTATGCAGACACCGTTGTCGTACTGCACGGGGGAAAGATGGCCGGTTACGGTAAACCGCAGGAGATCCTGACCCCGGAGTGCATCCGGAAGGTATACGGCGTGGATGCATTTGTTGTCGAGAACGAGCAGGGGAAATTCCTGGTACCATTCCGGGCAAGGGCATCCAATTAA